In a genomic window of Brettanomyces nanus chromosome 1, complete sequence:
- a CDS encoding uncharacterized protein (EggNog:ENOG41): MPGLLTSYYPMVLTTSEASSEVSPKVPSADTSETPYIKERKRSIIDITAESDTQLPSKPIADVVKPCSPVCLSSDDNESDSSSSEADDKCGTGENSDLHHNYSLANAAAKLAGAVHKKRAFSRRSRTGCLTCRRRRIKCDEGRPFCHNCIKSRKVCSGYAHVEAMLQSNKKKLKSRDSIDRDGSELNLSGVPRAYEVPPMSYNASELAAQYHAPSYVAVPPPPANWQYVLTSRRSPLPSLPSLPTMPPLALTATPTSSSATSVAPPLSVPAYSSRQLPRFSVISSSDFAPLRRMSQPSMEDTLQQQQQQPPLRRSSSSEIQLKLQPKQARNASYDHLSWQYSPTSPVARQQPFFVQPGILQLQHPPQPQPQPQFQQLPMQVQQQPTPTYSSYPSWTWQCQPVPIAPLQLEQTARQGLLSPDGRQMQQSVDPYMYRVAPIRR; this comes from the exons ATGCCG GGGTTGC TTACCTCATATTATCCAATGGTGTTAACTACCTCCGAGGCTTCCTCTGAGGTTTCTCCTAAGGTCCCGTCTGCAGATACATCCGAAACTCCCTATATCAAAGAGAGGAAACGCTCGATCATTGATATTACCGCTGAGTCAGACACCCAGCTTCCCAGCAAGCCCATTGCTGACGTGGTCAAACCATGTTCTCCTGTCTGTCTCAGTTCAGATGATAACGAATCCGATTCGTCATCTAGCGAAGCAGACGATAAATGCGGGACTGGTGAGAATTCAGATCTCCATCATAATTATTCTCTCGCGAATGCTGCAGCGAAACTTGCAGGCGCTGTGCATAAGAAACGTGCATTTAgcaggagaagcagaacAGGCTGTTTGACCTGCAGACGTCGCAGAATCAAGTGCGATGAGGGCAGACCTTTCTGCCACAACTGTATCAAGTCCAGAAAGGTGTGCAGTGGTTATGCTCACGTCGAGGCCATGCTGCAGAGcaacaaaaagaagcttAAGTCCCGCGATTCCATCGATCGCGACGGCTCAGAGTTAAATCTTAGTGGCGTTCCAAGAGCCTACGAGGTTCCTCCTATGAGCTACAACGCGTCTGAGCTCGCCGCACAGTATCACGCACCTTCCTACGTCGCTGTTCCACCGCCCCCAGCCAATTGGCAGTATGTGCTGACCTCGAGGCGTTCCCCgcttccttctcttccttctcttcctaCTATGCCACCTCTGGCGCTTACAGCTACACctacatcttcttctgcaacAAGTGTTGcacctcctctttctgttccaGCTTATTCTTCTCGCCAACTCCCACGGTTTTCGGtgatatcttcttctgattttGCGCCTCTCCGGCGTATGTCTCAGCCTTCGATGGAAGACACCTtgcaacaacaacaacaacaaccacCTTTACGTCGCTCTTCTTCCTCCGAGATACAGCTAAAGCTCCAGCCCAAACAAGCTCGAAATGCCTCTTACGATCATTTATCTTGGCAGTATTCTCCAACTAGCCCTGTGGCGCGTCAACAGCCTTTTTTTGTTCAGCCTGGAATACTGCAATTGCAGCATCCACCTCAACCTCAACCTCAGCCTCAGTTTCAACAGTTGCCTATGCAAGTGCAACAGCAACCTACTCCAACctattcttcttatccttcttGGACTTGGCAGTGTCAACCTGTTCCTATCGCTCCTTTGCAGTTAGAACAAACCGCAAGACAGGGACTCTTGTCTCCTGATGGGAGACAGATGCAGCAATCTGTCGATCCCTATATGTATCGGGTTGCTCCTATACGCAGATGA
- a CDS encoding uncharacterized protein (BUSCO:EOG093412MQ), with protein sequence MASLVGSTAVLKGVAPKNYPLYVPDKDGNFHCLNDSTIVISFDRVNDDYCDCPDGSDEPGTSACSNGKFYCANEGFKPHYIPSSWVNDGVCDYQSCCDGSDETEGVCANRCKELQEEFELRDREMEETVVRGLELRQKIAEKSRQQRLTLQNEVKVMDKQIEQLECSLKQLKADKELAGSEGEKQVELTFQKYGEMLNEASSKAEAQFMALDEHRKRIEALEAILGKMNDDYNHNFNDPAVKLAAQSYQEYVASRADMKDEDKNDEMKAIFGDLEGLFVTAKAQIAEKLSMSGDESPKKSWPSAKDLVDAFLGVRRNDEIQNDVGRSLIEIETAIEDTEKRMKDAQRQVNEKKADLEKSYGPEDLLRSKTDCTTNKIAGYNYKGEKDAGTGQ encoded by the exons ATGGCATCATTAGTTGGTTCTACAGCTGTTTTAAAAGGAGTGGCTCCAAAGAATTACCCCTTGTATGTACCGGACAAAGATGGAAATTTTCATTGTCTCAATGATTCCACCATAGTGATCTCGTTTGACAGAGTCAACGACGATTATTGCGACTGCCCTGATGGTTCGGATGAGCCGGGAACGTCTGCATGCAGTAATGGGAAGTTTTATTGTGCCAATGAGGGATTTAAGCCCCATTATATACCTTCTTCATGGGTTAATGATGGGGTATGTGACTATCAGTCATGCTGCGATGGCTCAGACGAGACTGAAGGAGTGTGTGCGAACAGGTGTAAAGAAttacaagaagaatttgagcTTAGAGATCGTGAAATGGAGGAAACGGTGGTCAGAGGACTCGAATTGAGACAGAAAATAGCTGAAAAATCCAGGCAACAACGCTTAACGTTGCAGAACGAGGTGAAAGTGATGGACAAACAGATAGAACAGCTGGAATGCAGTTTGAAACAGTTGAAAGCAGACAAGGAACTGGCGGGTTCGGAGGGAGAGAAGCAGGTGGAATTGACGTTCCAAAAATACGGAGAGATGCTAAATGAGGCGTCCAGTAAAGCTGAAGCACAGTTCATGGCTTTGGATGAACACCGCAAGCGCATTGAGGCTTTGGAAGCCATTTTGGGAAAGATGAACGATGATTATAATCATAATTTCAATGATCCTGCAGTCAAGTTGGCAGCTCAGTCATATCAAGAGTACGTTGCGAGCCGCGCAGATATGAAAGACGAGGACAAAAACGACGAAATGAAAGCTATTTTTGGCGATTTAGAAGGATTATTTGTGACGGCGAAGGCACAAATTGCTGAAAAATTGTCAATGAGTGGCGACGAGAGCCCAAAGAAGTCATGGCCTAGTGCTAAGGATCTTGTAGATGCATTCCTTGGAGTCAGAAGAAACGACGAGATCCAAAACGATGTTGGAAGGTCATTGATTGAGATTGAAACGGCTATTGAAGATAcagaaaagagaatgaaagaTGCGCAGAGGCAAGTAAATGAGAAAAAGGCCGATTTAGAAAAGAGCTATGGACCAGAAGATTTGTTGAGGTCTAAAACGGACTGCACTACCAATAAGATTGCAGGATACAACTACAAA GGGGAGAAAGATGCTGGAACGGGCCAATAA
- a CDS encoding uncharacterized protein (BUSCO:EOG09342YWD) produces the protein MFTVPGECFRPAVLKLLFQTSPRPFLSATYRAQILTVRRLNNPRSISTSGSFHESFSKFRNFHNGDQFTKQFIDTAAQYTVSVAYNPKDRHESGAHVQTQNGSDAETEADSEPGEFVSNFKKIVRNRSNVTDAMHSPTGEDNYVVAYSDQGMLLGVLDGVGGWAEQGYDSSAISRELASIITQLYLQNPSLTAAQILDRAYAQVKLDGKVDVGSTTVVFGIVDAKTLQLDAVNLGDSWFGIFRKQPNGRYRCFYQSKEQTYYFNAPYQLSIIPPRILKEAERKGTKFLMNVPADADKYGVKLLPGDVVLFTTDGMVDNVGPEDLEIYLDDTLNGKDSVSSLGQINKNLVSKVVVLGKDPQFNSIFSQRLSRLASQPYIGGKPDDVTSVIMAITEE, from the coding sequence ATGTTTACGGTACCTGGCGAATGCTTCAGGCCTGCTGTACTGAAGTTGCTGTTCCAAACCAGTCCTCGtccttttctctctgcTACTTACAGGGCGCAGATCCTGACTGTTCGACGTCTCAACAACCCCAGATCCATCAGCACTTCTGGCAGTTTCCACGAATCCTTCTCCAAATTTCGCAATTTTCATAATGGTGACCAGTTCACTAAACAATTCATTGATACGGCTGCCCAATACACTGTTTCTGTGGCATACAATCCAAAGGATAGGCATGAATCTGGGGCCCACGTCCAGACGCAGAATGGTTCCGATGCCGAAACCGAGGCCGATTCAGAACCCGGAGAATTTGTCtccaacttcaagaagatcgtTCGTAACCGTTCGAATGTCACAGATGCCATGCATTCTCCCACGGGTGAAGATAACTACGTTGTCGCATATTCTGACCAGGGAATGCTCCTCGGTGTCTTGGACGGCGTAGGAGGATGGGCTGAACAGGGCTATGACTCCAGTGCCATCAGTAGAGAGTTAGCCAGTATTATAACCCAACTCTATTTGCAAAATCCTTCACTTACCGCGGCACAGATCCTTGATAGAGCCTATGCTCAAGTCAAGCTGGACGGGAAAGTCGATGTAGGTTCCACTACAGTCGTATTTGGAATAGTCGACGCTAAGACGCTGCAGTTGGATGCCGTGAACCTAGGAGATTCCTGGTTCGGTATTTTCAGGAAGCAGCCAAATGGCAGGTATAGATGTTTCTATCAGTCCAAGGAACAAACCTATTATTTCAACGCTCCCTACCAGCTCTCTATAATCCCCCCTCGTATTCTGAAGGAAGCAGAGCGCAAGGGAACTAAGTTCTTGATGAATGTGCCTGCTGATGCCGACAAATATGGTGTTAAGTTGTTGCCAGGAGACGTCGTCTTGTTCACCACTGACGGAATGGTCGATAATGTTGGACCAGAGGACTTGGAGATCTATTTGGATGACACTTTGAACGGCAAAGATTCCGTCTCTAGTTTAGGACAGATCAACAAGAATCTAGTCTCAAAGGTAGTCGTATTGGGTAAGGATCCACAGTTCAACAGTATCTTCTCCCAAAGACTCAGTCGTTTGGCAAGTCAGCCATACATTGGCGGTAAACCCGATGATGTCACTTCTGTCATTATGGCCATTACTGAGGAGTGA
- a CDS encoding uncharacterized protein (BUSCO:EOG09340ABW): MNSELRLAVFSPNQKAWNGECVFATAPQFDSSLKKNVAFIKKIRSGIGRDNQESLLQGIKSLSLEKYMNELLSTLSEALTRVSKGSDVPGVVNVVSALHQRFSTSFTPYLMLYFAHFVAPINESKLSEKDKTDHFSKMKNMVRLLMEFSLCGLFTNVEAMPSDQLPRYMSSIKAKDCLMIVLCLREVLRGNSDGTQSLELATQFLKRFSEYITGPNEFLEEKSRVLLQKLMFKYADYTVNTTEDLYRKFSAKKSRAETKALKTGKVEEGTEDEIGELKLVVEKFQAFCELAADILGTRKPELVEYETKKLESGTKVEIVTNSATKPDSLWGSDDMTKFYEEFPDLSTLIPKSIMTDEEDDESKGTRMSELLLRLDDALTAKDVDEVALDYWKWGLNNKSSQNRMFVHLSRSKEMFKFRNYARFLKINQKYIPELIEKIIEQQDKNLRFQIHNNAMTEKVIYFFGEMVNFKLIPVYVLFHKVRLLILNIDVSHNIDILSMLFDTCGRRLLYDDEYREHTEELIRLLSNLKSTRKFKMVDSQAVKLFLLSLYPTSVKRVAVVDIRTDEEKFMEFLVRRGLTSSNYRTILAVLKRMDLTEKINVKQIEHIFSTPEDVNYSLIPEFAKVLQQLGTLDNLGHLRVHVIDNLFESITVGLENNDYRQNRVRLAQVRYLTELFNLKMLKANLLLSTLYRIVCFGHQNYYPTKGEMCLNDPAESYFRVRLVCELLNHLRFDRKMGKGVRNELALFYLFFDYYLWTKVQPLPMEITGKLEEMWQSMEVDGEKFRRSESYCEAIERLKAAMKAKGVEEAAEEAVEGADEEEEEEEVEEEDDDEDRRFDKGIADTESESESETEEDDDEEEEEEEEEEEEEEAEAEREDDVDNESENDETNSELTYEEKEEERFNEDLDRELGRLRLEAMASIKNSSLGTSGAARVAGVPQESLSNPTSILSKANGSTTSKTSSFTFVSRAGKKIEARGLQLPEDAKFTRNYTEQTDKAKREKEAIKSIVLICLIDTMSTLNVLRYVALGTGVLYGFVHVQSLKKNGKKQVEKYQFEQKQKLVEEAKNQWNLQHPVKSEGSVKLDLDRKDLDWAAVVDQAIKTLDSAKA, from the exons ATGAATTCGGAACTGCGTTTGGCTGTATTTTCTCCCAATCAGAAAGCCTGGAATGGCGAATGTGTATTTGCAACGGCTCCCCAGTTTGACTCATCTCTCAAAAAGAATGTTGCTTTCATTAAGAAGATAAGATCAGGAATAGGTAGAGACAACCAGGAGTCTCTACTCCAAGGAATCAAAAGCCTCTCTTTGGAAAAGTATATGAACGAATTGTTGTCTACGCTATCAGAAGCGCTTACAAGGGTGTCCAAGGGGTCGGACGTGCCCGGTGTTGTTAATGTTGTATCCGCTCTACACCAAAGATTCTCCACGAGCTTCACTCCATATTTGATGCTTTACTTTGCCCATTTTGTTGCGCCTATCAACGAGTCAAAGCTCAGCGAGAAGGACAAAACCGATCATTTTAgcaagatgaagaatatggTGCGTCTTCTGATGGAATTCAGCCTTTGTGGGTTGTTCACCAATGTAGAAGCCATGCCTTCTGATCAGCTACCTCGATACATGTCCTCTATAAAGGCCAAAGACTGCTTAATGATTGTTTTGTGTCTCAGAGAGGTTTTACGGGGAAACTCGGATGGTACTCAATCTTTAGAACTCGCCACACAATTTCTTAAGAGATTCTCTGAGTATATAACGGGGCCTAATGAATTCTTAGAGGAGAAAAGTCGGGTCCTGTTGCAGAAGTTGATGTTTAAGTATGCTGATTATACGGTGAATACCACTGAAGATCTGTATAGGAAATTTTCTGCGAAGAAATCCAGGGCTGAGACCAAGGCACTTAAGACTGGtaaagttgaagaagggACGGAGGATGAGATAGGAGAGCTAAAGCTGGTTGTAGAGAAATTCCAGGCTTTTTGTGAACTGGCGGCCGATATCTTGGGTACTAGAAAGCCAGAATTGGTAGAATATGAGacaaagaagttggagtCCGGTACCAAAGTAGAGATAGTGACGAATAGTGCCACGAAGCCAGACTCTTTATGGGGATCAGATGACATGACGAAGTTTTATGAGGAATTTCCGGATTTGTCTACGTTGATTCCAAAATCTATAATGACTgacgaggaagatgatgagtcTAAAGGAACTAGAATGTCAGAATTGCTTCTTAGATTGGACGACGCTTTAACGGCTAAAGATGTCGATGAAGTTGCATTGGACTACTGGAAATGGGGACTTAACAACAAGTCCTCACAGAACCGAATGTTTGTTCATTTATCTCGCTCTAAGGAGATGTTCAAGTTTCGAAATTACGCTCGGTTTCTCAAAATCAACCAAAAGTACATACCTGAGCTCATAGAGAAGATAATAGAACAGCAGGACAAAAACTTGAGATTTCAGATCCATAATAATGCTATGACAGAGAAGGTGATCTACTTTTTCGGAGAGATGGTGAACTTCAAGCTGATTCCAGTCTATGTTCTCTTCCATAAGGTGAGGCTGCTTATACTGAACATAGATGTGAGCCATAATATTGACATTCTTTCGATGCTATTTGACACTTGCGGACGAAGATTGTTGTATGATGACGAATATAGGGAGCATACGGAGGAATTGATTCGATTGCTCAGTAATTTGAAGAGCACTAGGAAGTTCAAAATGGTGGACTCACAAGCTGTCAAACTATTTTTGCTCTCTTTGTATCCTACAAGTGTCAAGAGAGTGGCAGTGGTGGATATTAGaactgatgaagagaaattcATGGAATTTTTGGTGAGGCGAGGATTGACTTCGTCCAATTACAGGACTATCTTGGCTGTGCTTAAGAGAATGGATCTGACCGAGAAGATCAACGTGAAGCAAATTGAGCATATATTCAGTACTCCTGAAGACGTCAATTACTCATTGATCCCTGAATTTGCCAAGGTGTTGCAGCAACTTGGTACATTGGACAATCTGGGCCATTTACGAGTTCACGTGATTGACAATTTGTTTGAGTCAATTACGGTTGGTTTAGAAAACAACGATTATCGGCAAAACCGAGTTCGATTGGCACAAGTTCGGTATTTGACCGAACTGTTCAACCTCAAAATGCTCAAAGCAAATTTGCTACTATCCACTCTGTATAGGATAGTTTGCTTTGGACATCAGAACTATTATCCTACAAAGGGAGAAATGTGCTTAAATGATCCAGCTGAGAGTTACTTTAGAGTGAGATTGGTATGCGAACTATTAAATCATTTGAGGTTTGACCGAAAGATGGGTAAGGGAGTGAGGAATGAATTGGCACTTTTCTACTTGTTTTTTGACTATTATCTATGGACGAAGGTCCAGCCATTGCCTATGGAGATCACAGGCAAGTTGGAGGAAATGTGGCAGTCGATGGAGGTTGATGGGGAGAAATTCAGGAGAAGTGAGAGCTATTGTGAAGCTATTGAGAGACTAAAAGCTGCGATGAAGGCTAAGGGAGTTGAAGAGGCAGCTGAAGAGGCAGTGGAAGGGGCggacgaggaagaagaagaagaagaggttgaggaggaagatgatgatgaagacagAAGATTTGACAAGGGAATTGCAGATACGGAGTCAGAGTCAGAGTCAGAGacagaggaagatgatgatgaggaggaggaagaggaagaagaagaagaagaagaagaagaagcggaagcagaaagagaagatgatgttGATAATGAGAGTGAGAATGATGAGACAAACTCGGAGTTAACATacgaagagaaagaagaggaacgATTCAACGAAGATCTGGATAGAGAATTAGGAAGATTACGGTTAGAAGCAATGGCCTCTATAAAGAACAGCTCTTTAGGAACATCTGGTGCAGCACGAGTGGCAGGAGTACCACAAGAGTCTCTATCAAATCCTACATCGATATTATCCAAAGCTAATGGGTCTACCACCAGCAAAACTTCATCGTTCACATTTGTGTCACGTGcaggaaagaagatagaagcCCGGGGTTTGCAACTTCCGGAGGACGCGAAATTCACGAGAAACTACACAGAGCAGACCGATAAGGCCAAGCGGGAGAAAGAGGCTATCAAATCGATCGTTCTCA TTTGTCTTATTGATACGATGAGTACGTTGAACGTGTTGAGATATGTTGCTCTTGGAACTGGTGTGTTGTATGGATTTGTGCATGTGCAATCCCTAAAAAAGAACGGAAAGAAGCAAGTTGAAAAGTACCAGTTCGAGCAGAAGCAAAAGCTCGTCGAAGAGGCAAAAAATCAATGGAATCTTCAGCATCCGGTCAAATCAGAGGGGTCTGTTAAGTTGGATTTGGACAGGAAGGACCTCGACTGGGCTGCTGTTGTCGACCAGGCTATCAAGACCTTGGATTCTGCTAAGGCTTAG
- a CDS encoding uncharacterized protein (BUSCO:EOG09341UJZ) yields MSLSKGIWSTFNRRSPSLALRNKKLQKALLSPNLPEGPFSLKKRSSKIRYISPTGMDEIYPLAYQFLEKQSADVYKKIENMEKKCNVEQSDELKRTLTKLQVEAEENNPEVVYNAMFGSNLVDRTQPVYRHYLEQKWKDYGRMLIMQRLESLAVIPDTLPTLEPQVEVKMKFPCNNVERWIEPGDILSSNVTSRPPMLEVIEFEECKRGLYTVLVVDPDSPDVENDSYSTTLHWGLKNVELSNQDGIIDARKLVKNPDCEFASYLAPTPEKNTGKHRFSVWIFRQKKEIDGFREPVGRERFDIRKFTADNELHAVGAHVWRSIWDRNVNNVRKMYGMGEGRVFAREKV; encoded by the coding sequence ATGTCGCTCTCCAAGGGTATCTGGTCAACGTTCAATCGCAGATCTCCGTCGCTGGCACtaagaaacaaaaaactCCAGAAGGCTCTTCTCAGTCCGAACCTTCCAGAGGGACCCTTTTCGCTAAAGAAGCGTTCTAGTAAAATCAGATACATCTCGCCCACTGGAATGGACGAAATTTATCCCTTGGCGTATCAATttttggagaagcagaGTGCAGATGTTTACAAAAAGATTGAGaatatggagaagaaatgcAACGTCGAACAGAGTGATGAACTTAAACGGACTTTAACTAAATTACAAgtggaagcagaagaaaataacCCTGAAGTGGTGTACAATGCGATGTTTGGAAGTAATTTGGTGGACAGAACGCAGCCTGTTTATCGTCATTATCTTGAGCAAAAGTGGAAAGACTACGGTAGAATGCTCATTATGCAGCGTTTAGAATCGTTGGCCGTAATTCCTGATACTCTGCCAACGTTGGAACCTCAAGTGGaggtgaagatgaagtttcCATGCAACAATGTTGAAAGATGGATAGAACCAGGAGATATTTTGTCGTCCAATGTGACCAGCAGGCCACCTATGTTGGAAGTTAtcgaatttgaagagtGTAAAAGAGGACTCTACACAGTGTTAGTGGTTGATCCAGACTCTCCAGATGTCGAAAATGATTCCTACAGTACAACGTTGCACTGGGGGTTGAAGAATGTTGAATTGAGTAACCAGGATGGTATTATAGATGCCAGGAAGCTTGTGAAGAATCCGGATTGCGAGTTTGCTAGCTACTTGGCGCCAACTCCTGAAAAGAATACGGGGAAGCATCGATTCTCCGTGTGGATTTTCCgtcagaagaaggagattgacGGCTTCCGTGAACCTGTGGGAAGAGAACGATTCGATATAAGGAAGTTTACTGCGGACAACGAGTTGCATGCTGTTGGTGCACATGTTTGGAGATCTATTTGGGACAGAAATGTGAACAATGTGAGGAAAATGTATGGCATGGGAGAAGGAAGGGTATTTGCCAGGGAGAAAGTTTGA